One window of the Paenibacillus beijingensis genome contains the following:
- a CDS encoding FAD-dependent oxidoreductase — protein sequence MKIAVIGCTHAGTAAVTNMARLYPEADITVYEKNDNISFLSCGIALHVGGVVEHAEQLFYSNPDQLAQLGIQTHMRHEVLAVDTAAKTMEIRNLATGERFRDAYDKLVITTGSWPIIPQMEGIGLENIQLCKNYNHAQAIIEKAKHAETVTVVGAGYIGIELAEAFQMLGKKVILIDNTDRILFKYLDRAFTDPIEKLLADKEIRLALGQSVQAFKGEGGKVQCVVTTAGEYETDMVVLCIGFRPNTELLKGQIDMLPNGAILVDEYMRTSNPDVLAAGDSCAIRYNPTEQPLYIPLATNAVRMGTLAAHNLVQPAIPYRGTQGTSGIKIYDLNIASTGLTEQGALAAGMNVKTITIIDHDKPEFMPHYENVMLKLVYEEEGGRIVGAQVLSRADMTQSINTLSVCIQNRMTTRQLAFVDFFFQPHYNKPWNLLNQAGLQAMEQERKERDGKVLAQ from the coding sequence ATGAAAATCGCAGTCATCGGTTGTACCCATGCAGGTACCGCAGCCGTAACGAACATGGCCCGCTTGTATCCCGAAGCCGACATTACCGTGTATGAAAAGAACGACAACATTTCGTTTCTGTCGTGCGGCATTGCGCTTCACGTCGGCGGCGTCGTCGAGCATGCGGAGCAGCTGTTCTACAGCAACCCCGATCAGCTCGCGCAGCTTGGCATTCAAACGCACATGCGGCATGAAGTGCTCGCGGTTGATACAGCGGCCAAAACGATGGAGATCCGCAACTTGGCTACAGGCGAACGGTTTCGCGACGCATACGACAAGCTCGTGATCACGACGGGATCGTGGCCGATCATTCCGCAAATGGAAGGCATCGGTCTGGAAAATATTCAGCTTTGCAAAAACTATAACCACGCCCAGGCGATCATCGAAAAAGCAAAGCATGCCGAAACGGTTACCGTGGTCGGAGCCGGATATATCGGCATCGAGCTGGCGGAAGCGTTCCAAATGCTCGGCAAAAAGGTCATACTGATCGATAACACGGATCGGATCTTGTTTAAATATTTGGACCGGGCCTTCACCGATCCGATCGAGAAACTGCTCGCGGACAAAGAAATCCGTCTCGCGCTCGGTCAAAGCGTGCAAGCATTCAAAGGCGAAGGCGGGAAAGTGCAGTGCGTCGTGACGACGGCCGGCGAGTATGAGACCGATATGGTCGTCCTTTGCATCGGATTCCGTCCGAATACGGAGCTGCTCAAGGGACAGATCGACATGCTGCCAAACGGTGCGATCCTCGTTGACGAGTATATGAGAACGAGCAACCCGGATGTGCTTGCGGCAGGCGACAGCTGTGCGATCCGGTACAACCCGACGGAGCAGCCGCTTTATATCCCACTCGCGACGAACGCCGTGCGCATGGGCACGCTTGCCGCTCATAACCTTGTGCAGCCGGCTATACCGTACCGAGGGACTCAAGGCACGTCGGGCATCAAAATCTACGATCTTAACATTGCATCGACGGGACTTACGGAACAAGGCGCTCTTGCTGCGGGAATGAATGTGAAAACAATCACAATCATTGATCATGATAAGCCCGAATTTATGCCCCATTACGAAAACGTCATGCTGAAGCTTGTCTATGAGGAAGAAGGCGGTCGGATCGTAGGAGCGCAGGTGCTTTCGAGAGCGGATATGACGCAGTCGATCAACACCCTCTCGGTTTGCATTCAGAACCGGATGACGACCCGGCAGCTGGCATTCGTGGACTTTTTCTTCCAGCCGCATTACAACAAGCCCTGGAACCTGCTGAATCAGGCCGGCTTGCAGGCGATGGAACAGGAGCGGAAGGAGCGGGACGGCAAAGTATTGGCGCAGTAA